In the Centroberyx gerrardi isolate f3 chromosome 9, fCenGer3.hap1.cur.20231027, whole genome shotgun sequence genome, one interval contains:
- the b3gnt5a gene encoding lactosylceramide 1,3-N-acetyl-beta-D-glucosaminyltransferase A has product MFVNFRRIRKCQCVQLLTTGLVLCVVMVCWEQLDHHVVSHMRSYTYRYLVNSYNFLNTSFAINPHRRHPHGNDGSDSAVGGTVSYPYLLNHPDKCIGGGDGDGKRRDDVLLLLFVKSSPENFERRQAIRDTWGNESYVWSELGESVRMVFALGVHPDAWQRAGVQRALLQEDQTYGDLIQQDFVDTFHNLTTKLILQFQWAHLHCPHARFLMSADDDIFVHMPNLVRYLRGLQSAQAGAKDLWVGHVHRGAPPIRRKDSKYHVPYELYPWPSYPDYTAGAGYVVSGDVAAKIYQATLVLNSSMYIDDVFMGICASAMGVSPQEHVYFSGEGKAPYHPCIYDHMITSHGHATDVRSLWRAATDPAVDSLSSGFMGSLYCTAVRVMLLCRPYYQNTYSCMAAFA; this is encoded by the coding sequence ATGTTTGTGAATTTCCGTCGTATCCGGAAGTGTCAGTGCGTGCAGCTGCTGACCACGGGCCTGGTGCTGTGTGTGGTGATGGTGTGCTGGGAGCAACTGGACCACCACGTTGTCAGCCACATGAGGTCCTACACCTACCGGTACTTGGTCAACAGCTACAACTTCCTCAACACCTCCTTCGCCATCAACCCCCACCGACGCCATCCCCACGGAAACGATGGTTCTGACAGCGCGGTTGGCGGGACGGTGAGCTACCCTTACCTCCTCAACCACCCGGATAAATGTATTGGTGGTGGAGACGGAGATGGGAAAAGAAGGGATGACGTCCTCCTGCTTCTGTTCGTGAAATCATCGCCGGAGAACTTTGAGCGGCGGCAGGCGATCAGGGACACGTGGGGGAACGAGAGCTACGTGTGGTCGGAGCTGGGCGAGAGCGTGAGGATGGTGTTCGCCCTGGGCGTGCACCCGGACGCCTGGCAGAGAGCCGGGGTGCAGAGGGCCCTGCTCCAGGAGGACCAGACCTATGGAGACCTGATCCAGCAAGACTTCGTGGACACCTTCCACAACCTGACCACCAAACTGATCCTGCAGTTCCAGTGGGCCCACCTGCACTGCCCTCACGCTCGCTTCCTCATGTCTGCGGACGACGACATCTTCGTCCACATGCCCAACTTGGTGAGGTACCTGCGGGGTCTCCAGAGCGCCCAGGCAGGGGCGAAAGACCTGTGGGTGGGGCACGTGCACAGGGGAGCCCCTCCAATTCGCCGCAAAGACAGCAAATACCACGTTCCGTACGAGCTGTACCCCTGGCCTTCCTACCCGGACTACACCGCCGGCGCTGGGTACGTGGTTTCGGGGGACGTGGCGGCGAAGATCTACCAGGCTACGCTGGTGCTGAACTCCTCCATGTACATAGACGATGTGTTCATGGGGATTTGCGCCAGCGCCATGGGGGTCTCCCCTCAGGAGCACGTGTACTTTTCAGGGGAGGGCAAGGCGCCCTACCACCCCTGCATCTACGATCACATGATCACGTCGCACGGACACGCCACGGACGTACGCTCGCTGTGGCGGGCGGCGACCGACCCAGCAGTCGATAGCCTCTCCTCTGGATTTATGGGTAGTCTGTACTGCACGGCGGTGAGAGTGATGCTGCTGTGTCGGCCATATTACCAGAACACCTATTCCTGTATGGCAGCTTTCGCATAA